The following proteins are co-located in the Desulfobacterales bacterium genome:
- a CDS encoding metalloregulator ArsR/SmtB family transcription factor → MKQFIKIMKALSDPSRVKILKMLQRRMMCVCEIQEALGIAQSTASKHLKILEDAGLATFQKDGLWVNYRLADGGDSTYARTILAHLNEWLEDDPHVSEITQRLPEVRRDTICRK, encoded by the coding sequence GTGAAGCAGTTTATTAAAATCATGAAGGCGTTATCCGACCCCAGCCGGGTCAAGATCCTGAAGATGCTTCAGCGCCGGATGATGTGTGTGTGCGAAATCCAGGAAGCCCTGGGCATTGCCCAGTCAACCGCCAGTAAACATCTAAAAATATTGGAAGACGCAGGACTTGCGACATTTCAGAAGGACGGCCTGTGGGTCAATTACCGGCTGGCGGACGGAGGGGACAGCACTTATGCCCGAACGATTCTCGCCCACTTGAATGAGTGGCTGGAAGATGATCCGCATGTTTCTGAGATTACGCAGCGGCTGCCGGAAGTCCGGCGGGATACCATCTGCCGCAAATAA
- a CDS encoding four helix bundle protein yields MTLGREKLDVYRLSIGYVAWVYEKADSLNGVYRPARDQWLRASQSIPLNIAEGNGKTAEADRRRYFEIARGSALECAAIQDVLVVGKALDKMESRNRKDEPDRMAAMLSRLGGRGYQVREDQEVYSIDFDPDSDFDPDFDPASEENESQP; encoded by the coding sequence ATGACCCTTGGACGCGAAAAACTGGACGTCTATCGCCTTTCAATAGGCTACGTTGCATGGGTTTACGAGAAGGCCGACAGCCTGAACGGAGTTTATCGGCCCGCCCGGGATCAATGGCTTCGGGCCAGCCAGTCGATACCGCTCAATATCGCCGAAGGTAATGGCAAGACCGCGGAAGCCGACCGAAGGCGTTATTTCGAAATCGCTCGTGGCTCCGCGCTTGAGTGCGCGGCGATTCAAGATGTGCTGGTTGTCGGCAAGGCGCTGGACAAGATGGAAAGCCGGAACCGCAAGGATGAACCCGACCGTATGGCCGCGATGCTCAGCCGTCTCGGCGGAAGAGGATACCAAGTTCGAGAGGATCAGGAAGTCTACAGCATCGATTTCGATCCCGATAGCGATTTCGATCCCGATTTCGATCCCGCTAGCGAAGAAAACGAATCCCAACCTTAG
- a CDS encoding type II toxin-antitoxin system Phd/YefM family antitoxin, whose protein sequence is MKVADQIKPISYLKAHAAEIIKKMGEHREPLIITQNGEAKVVLQDIESYEQTRQTMALLKMLALGMDQIEAGKVQPADDVVKRLREQPKDQ, encoded by the coding sequence ATGAAAGTCGCAGACCAGATTAAACCAATTAGCTACCTGAAAGCCCATGCGGCGGAAATTATAAAAAAAATGGGCGAACACCGGGAACCCCTAATCATCACCCAGAATGGGGAAGCCAAAGTGGTGCTTCAGGACATTGAAAGCTATGAGCAAACCCGGCAGACAATGGCGTTGTTGAAAATGCTGGCCTTGGGCATGGATCAGATTGAAGCCGGAAAGGTTCAACCCGCTGATGATGTGGTTAAGCGCTTGCGCGAGCAGCCAAAGGATCAGTAA
- a CDS encoding type II toxin-antitoxin system RelE/ParE family toxin → MPFTILLTDDAARDLEDLYNYIVLYDSLQKADYVLTQIEKAFSSLSDLPERGLSPQELTALGIRAYREIFFKPYRIIYRIIDQTVYVMLIADGRRDMQSLLERRLLGGT, encoded by the coding sequence ATGCCTTTTACGATCCTGTTGACAGATGATGCGGCCCGGGATCTTGAAGACCTTTATAATTATATTGTTTTGTATGACAGTCTACAGAAAGCGGATTATGTCTTAACCCAGATTGAAAAGGCCTTTTCCAGCCTGTCTGACCTTCCCGAGCGGGGCCTCTCCCCCCAGGAATTGACGGCTTTGGGAATTCGGGCGTATCGGGAGATTTTTTTCAAGCCCTATCGAATTATTTATCGCATTATTGATCAGACCGTCTATGTCATGCTGATTGCCGACGGCCGACGGGATATGCAGTCCCTATTGGAACGACGACTGCTGGGCGGAACCTAA
- a CDS encoding M48 family metallopeptidase encodes MYRLKFIFVTVVILVLAACASVPITERRQLTLVPSASMLSMSFQQYDQFLKENKLSDDPEKTRMVKRVGRRIQEAVAQYFAEQGQADRLANYDWEFNLVENDQVNAWAMPGGKVVVYEGLLPVAQNETGLAVVMGHEIAHAVARHGNERMSQAMLAQFGTVALAQAMKDKPAQTQQLWMMAFGLGAQVGVILPYSRLHESEADHLGLIFMAMAGYDPREAADFWQRMAAKKGGKSPPEFLSTHPADKKRIEQIKKLMPEAMAYYQSS; translated from the coding sequence ATGTATAGATTAAAATTTATCTTCGTTACCGTTGTCATTCTGGTGCTGGCCGCCTGCGCCTCGGTGCCGATTACCGAAAGGCGGCAGCTGACCCTGGTGCCGTCCGCGTCCATGCTCTCCATGAGTTTCCAGCAGTATGATCAGTTCCTCAAGGAAAACAAGTTAAGCGATGACCCGGAAAAAACCCGAATGGTCAAACGCGTGGGCCGGCGCATTCAAGAGGCGGTGGCGCAGTACTTTGCCGAGCAGGGCCAGGCCGATCGGCTGGCCAACTATGACTGGGAGTTCAACCTTGTGGAAAACGATCAGGTCAATGCCTGGGCCATGCCCGGGGGCAAGGTGGTCGTTTATGAAGGCCTTCTGCCGGTGGCCCAGAATGAAACCGGGCTGGCGGTGGTCATGGGCCATGAAATCGCCCATGCCGTGGCAAGACATGGCAATGAACGCATGAGCCAGGCCATGCTGGCCCAGTTCGGAACGGTTGCCCTGGCCCAGGCCATGAAGGATAAGCCTGCCCAGACTCAACAGCTCTGGATGATGGCCTTCGGCCTGGGCGCCCAGGTGGGCGTCATCCTGCCATACAGCCGCCTGCATGAATCCGAGGCGGATCATTTGGGGCTTATTTTCATGGCCATGGCCGGCTATGACCCGCGGGAGGCCGCGGATTTCTGGCAGCGCATGGCGGCAAAGAAGGGCGGCAAATCCCCTCCGGAATTTTTAAGCACCCATCCGGCGGACAAAAAACGGATCGAGCAGATCAAAAAATTGATGCCCGAAGCCATGGCCTATTATCAAAGCAGTTAA
- the glnD gene encoding [protein-PII] uridylyltransferase, protein MTVKTEAHNHITLAQQLDKQRKWLFESVSRRNTPELLKDHARLIDEYLRNSFAASAIGPKMHIAANPYAIVALGGYGRAEQCYHSDVDLLFLFRKSVPDESEQLIREIVYPLWDIKLEVGYTIQSISACVRLARDDHEVLTALLDARFVCGISSVYAELMEVLRRRLLTRSPRKIMKWLVERNRQRHEDFGDSSYLLEPNLKEGNGGLRDYHTLRWLAAIKYGLKETRDMEYMGVLSHYEYNELMDALAFIWTVRNHLHALAGRKLDQLYFAYQSGVAEAMGFAEAEGQSAVERFLSTLHAHMTFIKQQLLLILYESGFEQTGRKKPGEHKLAQWEGLHLYKDRLSFDSPEYIVSSPEMLIRIFEASARLKVPLSREAFRLVREFRYLVDDRFRTAPGVRRSFENILLAPAPTFNVLEQMQNTGFLAALIPEFQRISDRIEYDIYHLYPVDRHILRTVFVMKTFGDTGDPCLDNICGRLYRGLKRKKTLLWAALLHDIGKGRSLDDHSSRGAAIAEGILERFGHAGREIETVRFLVENHLALARTATRRDINDEETAINFARKVRDLARLKMLFLLTVADSVATGPKAWNEWRAALIRDFFLKVYGILEKGELATRSAVKEIDKKRAFVAGLQDKAFSGLDLSGVFELMSPRYVLSVDTQDMMKHLSLYHQLGNAAFVWDVIRDTGTNTRTVTICANDRPGLFSKIAGVLTLNNINIFNAQIHTWRNGIALDIFRVSPPPDQIFEDERWEKAEDTLQRVLTGDLDLSAAMARKQYDFSSAEPHIFTQPNRVVVDNESSSFFTIIEVFTYDFKGLLYRVTNAISSCSLNIRVAKIATKLDQVVDVFYIRDEHDEKVRSPQRLEMVRSAIRDVLPENSHGTVMHTGNVLADSP, encoded by the coding sequence ATGACGGTCAAAACAGAAGCACATAACCATATCACCCTGGCGCAGCAGCTGGACAAACAGCGCAAATGGCTGTTTGAATCGGTGTCGCGGCGAAATACCCCGGAACTGCTCAAAGATCATGCGCGGCTGATTGATGAGTATCTGCGGAACAGCTTTGCGGCGAGCGCAATCGGACCGAAAATGCATATTGCCGCCAATCCCTATGCGATTGTCGCATTGGGCGGCTACGGCCGGGCGGAGCAGTGCTATCATTCGGATGTGGATCTGCTGTTTCTGTTCCGAAAATCCGTTCCGGACGAATCCGAGCAGCTCATCCGGGAAATCGTCTATCCGCTGTGGGATATCAAGCTGGAGGTGGGCTATACCATCCAGTCCATCAGCGCTTGTGTCCGCCTGGCCCGGGATGATCACGAGGTGCTGACCGCGCTTTTGGATGCCCGGTTTGTCTGCGGGATCTCTTCGGTGTACGCGGAGCTGATGGAGGTCCTGCGCCGGCGGCTGCTGACGCGCTCACCGCGAAAAATCATGAAATGGCTGGTGGAGAGAAACCGCCAGCGGCATGAGGATTTCGGTGATTCCAGCTATCTTCTGGAGCCCAACCTGAAAGAGGGCAACGGCGGCCTTCGGGATTATCATACCCTGCGGTGGCTTGCCGCTATTAAATACGGGCTGAAAGAAACCCGGGATATGGAATACATGGGGGTTCTCTCCCACTATGAATACAATGAGCTGATGGATGCGCTCGCCTTTATCTGGACGGTGCGAAACCACCTGCATGCGCTGGCCGGCCGCAAATTGGACCAGCTCTACTTTGCCTATCAGTCCGGCGTGGCCGAGGCCATGGGGTTTGCGGAAGCAGAGGGGCAGTCAGCGGTGGAGCGTTTTCTGAGCACCCTGCACGCCCACATGACCTTTATCAAACAGCAGCTTTTGCTGATTCTCTATGAGTCCGGCTTTGAGCAGACCGGCCGGAAAAAACCGGGCGAGCACAAGCTGGCGCAGTGGGAGGGGCTGCATCTGTACAAGGACCGGCTGAGCTTTGATTCCCCGGAATATATTGTCTCAAGCCCGGAGATGCTGATCCGGATCTTTGAGGCCAGCGCCCGGCTAAAAGTCCCCCTGAGCCGGGAGGCTTTCCGGCTGGTCCGGGAATTCCGGTATCTGGTGGATGACCGTTTTCGCACAGCCCCCGGGGTTCGCCGGTCCTTTGAGAATATTTTGCTTGCGCCGGCGCCCACGTTTAATGTGCTTGAGCAGATGCAGAATACCGGTTTTTTGGCCGCCTTGATCCCTGAATTTCAGCGGATTTCCGACCGGATCGAATACGATATTTATCATCTGTACCCGGTGGACCGACACATTCTGCGGACCGTATTTGTCATGAAAACCTTCGGCGATACCGGCGATCCGTGTCTGGATAACATTTGCGGCCGGCTTTACCGGGGGCTTAAACGAAAGAAGACTCTGCTCTGGGCGGCCCTTTTGCATGATATCGGCAAAGGACGCTCCTTAGATGACCATTCCAGCCGGGGTGCGGCCATCGCCGAAGGCATTCTGGAGCGGTTCGGGCATGCCGGACGGGAGATCGAGACCGTCAGGTTCCTGGTGGAAAATCATCTGGCCCTGGCCAGAACCGCGACCCGCCGCGATATCAATGATGAGGAGACCGCCATTAATTTCGCCCGCAAGGTTCGGGATCTGGCCCGGTTGAAGATGCTTTTTCTGCTGACCGTGGCGGATTCCGTGGCCACAGGGCCCAAGGCCTGGAATGAGTGGCGGGCGGCCCTGATCCGGGATTTTTTCCTGAAAGTCTACGGCATATTGGAAAAGGGCGAACTGGCCACCCGCTCGGCGGTTAAAGAAATCGACAAGAAGCGGGCGTTTGTGGCGGGGCTTCAGGATAAGGCATTTTCCGGCCTGGATCTTTCAGGGGTGTTTGAGCTGATGTCGCCCCGCTATGTGCTTTCCGTTGATACCCAGGATATGATGAAGCACTTGAGTCTGTATCATCAGCTGGGGAATGCGGCATTCGTCTGGGATGTCATCCGCGACACGGGCACCAACACCCGAACGGTCACCATCTGCGCAAACGACCGGCCCGGGCTTTTTTCAAAGATCGCCGGGGTGTTGACCCTGAACAATATCAATATATTCAATGCTCAGATCCATACCTGGCGAAACGGGATTGCCTTAGACATTTTCCGGGTGTCCCCGCCGCCGGATCAGATTTTTGAAGATGAGCGCTGGGAGAAGGCTGAGGATACGCTGCAGCGGGTATTGACCGGGGATCTGGATCTTTCCGCGGCCATGGCCCGAAAACAGTATGATTTTTCGTCGGCTGAGCCGCATATTTTCACCCAGCCCAATCGCGTGGTGGTGGATAATGAGAGCTCGAGTTTTTTTACCATTATCGAAGTGTTTACTTATGACTTTAAGGGCCTGCTCTATCGCGTCACCAATGCTATCAGCAGCTGCAGTTTAAATATCCGGGTGGCCAAGATCGCCACTAAGCTCGACCAGGTGGTGGATGTCTTTTACATAAGAGACGAGCACGATGAAAAGGTGCGTTCACCGCAGCGGCTCGAGATGGTGCGATCAGCAATCCGGGATGTGTTGCCGGAGAATTCCCATGGGACGGTAATGCATACGGGCAATGTACTGGCGGATTCACCGTAA
- a CDS encoding ammonium transporter, with amino-acid sequence MKFKIALWLSFIFLLPVSSAFAAQGIDTGDTAWIIVATALVMMMTPAGLALFYGGMSRYKNLLNTIAMTLVAYCLASVIWVAWGYSLAFGPDVAGIIGGLSYLFLNGIDINHVSGTIPTLVFVLFQLTFAGITVALVLGAVVDRMKFSAWIIFTILWVTVIYCPMAHWVWGGGWMGAIGALDFAGGNVVHINAGVAGLVLAIMLGRRLGYGKEAMFPSSVTLTSLGAAMLWFGWFGFNAGSQLAADGVAASAFMVTNTSAAMGALAWMFAEWVGTNKPTVLGLASGIVAGLVAITPAAGFVNLPAALVIGLVAGVIGFFSVSKLKHRFGYDDTLDAFGVHGICGIWGALATGIFANPAITEGAAGLIYGNPMQVVIQAVSIVATIIFVAVGTWVVVLVTKLLTGGIRVDQESEIAGLDSSFHGERAFEM; translated from the coding sequence ATGAAATTTAAAATCGCCCTATGGCTTTCATTCATATTCCTGTTGCCGGTATCCAGCGCATTCGCCGCCCAGGGCATCGACACCGGGGATACGGCCTGGATTATCGTGGCCACCGCCCTGGTGATGATGATGACACCGGCGGGTCTGGCGCTTTTCTACGGGGGGATGTCCAGATACAAAAATCTTTTGAACACGATTGCCATGACCCTTGTGGCCTATTGCCTGGCCAGTGTCATCTGGGTGGCATGGGGCTACTCCCTGGCCTTTGGCCCGGATGTGGCCGGCATTATCGGCGGGCTCTCATATCTGTTTTTAAACGGCATTGATATCAATCATGTGAGCGGCACGATTCCGACTCTGGTATTCGTGCTGTTTCAGTTAACCTTTGCCGGCATCACTGTGGCGCTGGTCCTGGGCGCAGTGGTGGACCGGATGAAGTTTTCCGCCTGGATCATTTTTACGATTCTGTGGGTGACCGTGATCTACTGCCCCATGGCGCACTGGGTGTGGGGCGGCGGCTGGATGGGTGCCATCGGCGCCCTCGATTTTGCCGGCGGTAATGTGGTGCATATCAATGCGGGTGTTGCCGGACTGGTTCTGGCCATCATGCTGGGCCGCCGCTTAGGTTATGGCAAAGAGGCCATGTTTCCTTCGAGTGTGACGCTTACATCACTCGGCGCGGCCATGCTGTGGTTCGGATGGTTCGGCTTTAACGCGGGCAGCCAGCTGGCTGCAGACGGGGTCGCGGCCTCCGCCTTTATGGTCACCAACACCTCCGCGGCCATGGGGGCCCTGGCCTGGATGTTTGCGGAATGGGTCGGCACCAATAAGCCTACAGTGCTGGGCCTTGCTTCGGGCATTGTGGCCGGGCTTGTGGCCATTACCCCGGCGGCCGGGTTTGTGAATCTGCCGGCCGCCCTGGTAATCGGGCTGGTAGCCGGCGTGATCGGCTTTTTCAGTGTCTCCAAGTTAAAACACAGGTTCGGCTATGATGATACCCTGGACGCATTCGGCGTGCACGGCATCTGCGGGATATGGGGGGCACTGGCCACCGGCATTTTCGCCAATCCGGCCATTACCGAAGGGGCTGCCGGCCTGATTTACGGCAATCCCATGCAGGTGGTCATCCAGGCCGTCTCTATTGTGGCGACCATCATTTTTGTGGCCGTGGGTACATGGGTGGTCGTGCTGGTGACCAAGCTTTTAACCGGCGGCATCCGGGTGGATCAGGAAAGTGAAATTGCCGGCCTTGACAGCTCATTTCACGGGGAGCGGGCCTTTGAGATGTAG
- a CDS encoding P-II family nitrogen regulator: protein MKKIEAIIKPFKLDDVREALNELGLQGMTITEVKGYGRQKGHKEIYRGAEYLVDFIPKIKLEMVVGNDRVDQVVDAIRNAANTGKIGDGKIFVLPAEQAIRVRTGETGDDAI, encoded by the coding sequence ATGAAAAAGATCGAAGCCATAATCAAACCGTTCAAGCTGGACGATGTGCGGGAGGCCTTGAACGAGCTGGGTCTCCAGGGGATGACCATCACCGAGGTCAAGGGCTATGGCCGGCAGAAGGGGCACAAGGAGATTTATCGGGGTGCCGAGTATCTGGTGGATTTTATCCCAAAGATCAAGCTGGAAATGGTGGTGGGCAACGACCGGGTGGACCAGGTGGTGGATGCCATCCGCAATGCGGCCAATACCGGTAAGATCGGCGACGGCAAGATTTTTGTCCTGCCGGCGGAGCAGGCCATTCGGGTGCGGACCGGTGAGACCGGGGATGATGCGATCTAG
- the glnA gene encoding type I glutamate--ammonia ligase: MTTPSDVVKLIKDKNIRVVDIRFMDFPGVWQHFTVPSTEFEESSFEDGFGFDGSSIRGWQPINASDMLVVPDAGTMKMDPFFEEPTMVLIGNIVDPVTLEPYSRDPRHIAQKADAYLKQSGIGDTAFIGPEAEFFIFDDVRFESARNHSFYMVDSEEGIWNSGRDEFPNLGYKPRHKEGYFPVPPMDKFQDMRTEMMLTLQDLGIDVECQHHEVATSGQAEIDMRFKPLLEMGDQLVWFKYVLKNVARKHNRTVTFMPKPLFEDNGTGMHTHISLWRDGEPLFAGDKYAGLSQEALYAMGGILKHCKALCAFANPTTNSYKRLVPGFEAPVNLAYSSRNRSAALRIPMYSASPKAKRIEFRTPDPSCNGYLAFSALLMAVIDGIENKIDPGDPLDKNIYDLPPEELAEIDSTPGSLDEALIALDEDHEFLLKGDVFTPDVIERWIEYKSEKEADAVRLRPHPHEFYLYFDI, translated from the coding sequence ATGACAACCCCAAGTGACGTTGTGAAGCTCATAAAGGACAAAAACATCCGGGTGGTGGATATCCGGTTCATGGATTTCCCGGGCGTGTGGCAGCATTTTACCGTTCCGTCCACAGAATTTGAGGAATCAAGCTTTGAAGACGGATTCGGCTTTGACGGGTCAAGTATCCGCGGGTGGCAGCCGATCAATGCCAGCGATATGCTGGTGGTGCCGGATGCCGGCACCATGAAAATGGATCCGTTTTTTGAGGAGCCCACCATGGTGCTGATCGGAAATATCGTGGATCCGGTGACCCTGGAACCCTACTCCCGCGACCCCCGGCATATCGCCCAGAAGGCGGATGCCTATCTCAAGCAGTCCGGCATCGGGGATACGGCTTTTATCGGCCCGGAAGCGGAATTTTTTATCTTTGACGATGTACGGTTTGAATCCGCCCGGAACCATTCCTTTTATATGGTGGATTCGGAAGAGGGCATCTGGAACAGCGGCCGGGATGAATTCCCGAATCTTGGCTATAAGCCGCGCCATAAAGAGGGCTATTTTCCGGTGCCGCCCATGGACAAGTTCCAGGACATGCGAACCGAAATGATGCTGACGCTGCAAGATCTGGGTATTGATGTGGAGTGCCAGCATCATGAGGTGGCAACCTCCGGGCAGGCGGAGATTGATATGCGGTTCAAACCCTTGCTGGAAATGGGCGATCAGCTGGTGTGGTTCAAGTATGTGCTGAAAAACGTGGCGCGCAAGCACAACCGGACGGTCACATTCATGCCAAAGCCCTTATTTGAAGATAACGGCACCGGCATGCATACCCATATCAGCCTCTGGCGGGACGGTGAGCCGCTTTTTGCCGGCGATAAATATGCCGGCCTCTCCCAGGAGGCCCTGTATGCCATGGGCGGGATTTTAAAGCATTGCAAGGCGCTGTGCGCATTCGCCAACCCCACCACCAATTCCTACAAGCGGCTGGTGCCCGGGTTTGAGGCGCCGGTGAATCTGGCCTATTCCAGCAGAAACCGGAGTGCTGCGCTGCGGATTCCCATGTATTCCGCATCGCCCAAGGCCAAGCGGATTGAGTTCCGGACGCCGGATCCGTCCTGCAACGGGTACCTCGCATTTTCTGCCTTGTTGATGGCAGTGATCGACGGGATTGAAAACAAGATCGATCCGGGAGATCCCCTGGACAAGAACATCTATGACCTGCCGCCTGAGGAACTGGCGGAGATCGATTCCACCCCGGGTTCCCTGGATGAAGCGCTGATTGCCCTGGATGAGGACCATGAGTTTCTTTTGAAGGGCGATGTGTTCACGCCGGATGTGATCGAGCGCTGGATTGAATACAAGTCGGAAAAAGAGGCGGATGCGGTAAGGCTCCGGCCCCATCCGCATGAATTCTACCTCTATTTTGATATTTAA
- the nadE gene encoding NAD(+) synthase: MQTGKVIDYIVNWLNTYCDEAGMNGFVVGLSGGIDSAVTSTLCAETGRTVYGLIMPIYTSTDQLELADAHLKWLKANFPDVQGASVDLTPVFQSIENTFPTDLQDGLTMANTRSRLRMATLYAYATHYRLLVTGTGNKVEDFGVGFFTKYGDGGVDIGPIADLMKSEVYEIGRDLGIIDGILKAPPTDGLWADNRSDEAQIGATYDELEWAMRFEESGGDESRLTERQHQVLSIFRKFHQANRHKMEPIPVAEIPEAYR; encoded by the coding sequence ATGCAGACCGGAAAAGTGATTGATTATATTGTGAACTGGTTAAATACCTATTGTGATGAGGCGGGCATGAACGGGTTTGTGGTGGGGCTCTCCGGCGGCATCGATTCCGCCGTTACCTCCACATTGTGCGCCGAAACCGGCAGAACGGTCTACGGGCTGATCATGCCGATTTATACGTCGACGGATCAATTGGAACTTGCTGATGCTCATCTTAAATGGCTTAAGGCCAATTTTCCGGATGTGCAGGGCGCTTCCGTAGATCTGACGCCCGTGTTTCAATCCATTGAAAATACGTTTCCCACTGACCTGCAGGACGGCCTGACCATGGCCAATACGCGCTCCCGGCTTCGCATGGCGACCCTTTACGCCTATGCCACGCATTACCGCCTCCTGGTGACCGGCACCGGCAACAAGGTCGAGGATTTCGGGGTCGGATTTTTTACCAAGTACGGCGACGGTGGCGTGGATATCGGCCCGATCGCGGATTTGATGAAATCCGAGGTATACGAAATCGGCCGGGATCTTGGAATCATTGACGGAATTCTTAAGGCGCCGCCAACAGACGGACTGTGGGCGGATAACCGCAGTGACGAGGCCCAGATCGGGGCCACCTATGATGAATTGGAATGGGCCATGCGGTTTGAGGAAAGCGGCGGCGATGAAAGCCGGTTAACGGAGCGGCAGCATCAGGTGCTATCCATCTTTCGAAAATTTCATCAGGCCAACCGCCATAAGATGGAGCCGATTCCGGTGGCAGAGATTCCGGAAGCCTACCGCTGA
- a CDS encoding alpha/beta fold hydrolase, giving the protein MEKREAPQMPEWIEEMLPADHLRYSVAVDAPQSLHIMEIGSGFPVLMVHGNPTWGFLYRQIINQLGIKCFRCITPDLIGLGFSSKPRESKAHTLANHAEWLGAAIDALSLEGLIFVGQDWGGPIGLRALADRPHLVKGMVILNTVVAPPRPGFKPTAFHRFANMPIVSHLAFQWAGFPQNMLHKVQGDPNSISGKIAKAYQYPLKKRKDRTAPLALARMVPGHQDHPSIPELARCRDFAQNFKGPVEIVWGKKDPILGRALKRTSEILPDAPVTETRAGHFLQEEVPDQIAEAISRVFEKVEKE; this is encoded by the coding sequence ATGGAGAAACGGGAAGCCCCCCAAATGCCGGAATGGATCGAAGAGATGCTGCCGGCGGACCATTTGCGGTACAGCGTGGCGGTGGATGCCCCCCAAAGCCTTCATATAATGGAAATCGGCAGCGGATTTCCCGTTTTGATGGTCCACGGCAACCCGACCTGGGGGTTCCTCTACCGGCAGATTATCAATCAATTGGGGATAAAGTGTTTCCGCTGCATCACGCCGGATCTCATCGGTCTGGGGTTTTCCAGCAAGCCCCGTGAGAGCAAAGCCCACACCCTGGCCAACCATGCCGAATGGCTGGGAGCTGCCATTGATGCCCTTTCGCTGGAGGGTTTGATTTTTGTGGGCCAGGACTGGGGCGGCCCTATCGGGCTTCGGGCGCTGGCGGACCGCCCGCATCTGGTCAAAGGGATGGTGATTTTAAATACCGTGGTCGCCCCGCCCCGGCCGGGGTTTAAGCCCACGGCCTTTCACCGGTTTGCCAATATGCCGATCGTCAGCCATCTGGCATTCCAATGGGCGGGTTTCCCTCAGAATATGCTCCACAAGGTTCAGGGCGACCCGAATAGCATTTCGGGAAAAATCGCTAAAGCATACCAATATCCGCTGAAAAAAAGAAAGGACCGGACGGCCCCGCTCGCGCTTGCCCGGATGGTTCCCGGTCATCAGGATCATCCGTCAATTCCTGAATTGGCCCGCTGCCGTGATTTTGCCCAAAATTTCAAAGGCCCGGTGGAAATTGTCTGGGGCAAAAAGGATCCGATTCTGGGCCGCGCTTTAAAGCGCACCAGCGAGATCCTGCCGGATGCGCCGGTAACAGAGACCCGGGCCGGCCATTTCCTTCAGGAGGAGGTGCCGGATCAGATCGCTGAAGCGATTTCACGGGTGTTTGAAAAAGTAGAAAAGGAATAG
- a CDS encoding haloalkane dehalogenase, whose translation MLPSEKNYPKQTVQVMGYNMAYVDEGEGPPILLLHGNPTSSYLWRNVIPHLTRLGRCIAPDLIGMGDSDKLENSGPDSYQFVEHRQFLNGFLSELGIRKDIVFVIHDWGSALGFDWAFRNPDAVRGIAYMEAIVQPVNWEDWPEGAQNIFKKLRSPEGEELVLKNNVFVERILPSAILRNLTEAEMAEYRRPFFNPGEDRRPTLTWPREIPIYGEPRDVAEIVKSYGKWLEDAPVPKLFINAEPGSILIGAQRQYCRSWTNQKEVTVKGAHFIQEDAPDDIGKSVADFIENLGR comes from the coding sequence ATGCTGCCGTCTGAAAAAAATTATCCGAAGCAAACAGTTCAAGTCATGGGCTATAATATGGCCTATGTGGATGAAGGCGAAGGTCCGCCAATTTTATTGCTGCACGGAAACCCCACATCCTCCTATCTATGGCGAAATGTCATCCCGCACTTAACCCGCCTCGGCCGGTGTATCGCCCCGGATTTGATCGGGATGGGCGACTCCGACAAGCTTGAAAACAGCGGACCTGATTCCTACCAGTTTGTGGAGCATCGTCAGTTTTTGAACGGCTTCCTTTCTGAGTTGGGCATCCGGAAGGATATCGTGTTTGTCATTCATGACTGGGGATCTGCCCTGGGATTTGACTGGGCATTTCGCAATCCCGATGCCGTGCGGGGAATCGCTTACATGGAGGCCATTGTTCAGCCAGTTAACTGGGAAGACTGGCCGGAAGGGGCGCAGAACATCTTTAAAAAACTCCGCTCCCCGGAGGGCGAGGAGCTGGTGCTTAAAAACAATGTGTTTGTTGAAAGAATCCTGCCCTCAGCCATCCTTCGAAACCTGACTGAAGCTGAAATGGCCGAATACCGGCGGCCGTTTTTCAACCCCGGCGAGGACCGGCGGCCCACTCTCACCTGGCCGCGGGAAATCCCCATATATGGGGAGCCGCGGGATGTGGCGGAAATCGTCAAATCTTACGGCAAGTGGCTGGAAGATGCCCCTGTGCCCAAGCTCTTCATTAATGCGGAGCCGGGATCCATTTTAATCGGCGCCCAGCGCCAGTACTGCCGATCCTGGACGAATCAAAAGGAAGTGACGGTAAAGGGCGCGCATTTCATCCAGGAGGACGCCCCGGATGATATCGGCAAGTCAGTCGCGGATTTTATCGAAAACCTCGGCCGCTGA